A single window of Dermacentor albipictus isolate Rhodes 1998 colony chromosome 1, USDA_Dalb.pri_finalv2, whole genome shotgun sequence DNA harbors:
- the LOC139054612 gene encoding zinc finger Ran-binding domain-containing protein 2-like, which translates to MDTDDQAIETQAGSAADAEEDFLSPDEVTQGESTSDADENEEKDTAREDDEAKNECALCGGAHPTAASECTKKLKRVPQRGRPPLSQRLRRPQANGILKRRWFSTDREDSASPDGARSRSRSSSRSRSSSRDRSNSRDSGPKRGAKQQNNSRRARRL; encoded by the exons ATGGACACGGATGACCAAGCCATCGAAACCCAAGCGGGATCTGCGGCCGACGCTGAAGAGGACTTCCTCTCGCCTGACGAGGTGACACAGGGGGAATCAACCAGCGACGCCGACGAAAACGAGGAGAAAGACACAGCAAGGGAAGACGACGAAGCCAAGAACG AGTGTGCCCTGTGCGGGGGGGCTCATCCCACGGCGGCATCGGAGTGCACCAAGAAACTCAAACGGGTCCCCCAAAGGGGCAGGCCACCACTGTCGCAACGTCTACGCCGACCACAAGCCAACGGAATCCTCAAGAGACGCTGGTTCAGCACGGACCGTGAGGACTCTGCATCACCAGATGGGGCCCGTTCCAGGTCCCGATCCAGTTCCCGATCCAGGTCCAGCTCCCGAGACCGCTCCAACTCCAGGGACAGTGGCCCCAAGAGAGGGgccaaacaacaaaacaacagcagaagagcaagaagactgtga